The Lycium barbarum isolate Lr01 chromosome 12, ASM1917538v2, whole genome shotgun sequence genome includes a region encoding these proteins:
- the LOC132621429 gene encoding 5'-adenylylsulfate reductase 1, chloroplastic-like, protein MALAFTSSSAIHASTSSSSYQQPKVSQLGTFQPLDRAQILSTALNSRRRLAMKPLNAEPKRNDSIVPSAATIMAPEVIEKADEEDFEKLAKELQNASPLEIMDKALEKFGDDIAIAFSGAEDVALIEYAHLTGRPFRVFSLDTGRLNPETYQLFDTVEKHYGIRIEYMFPDSVEVQALVRSKGLFSFYEDGHQECCRVRKVRPLRRALKGLRAWITGQRKDQSPGTRSEIPVVQVDPSFEGLDGGAGSLVKWNPVANVDGSDIWNFLRAMNVPVNSLHSQGYVSIGCEPCTRPVLPGQHEREGRWWWEDAKAKECGLHKGNIKDESVNGTVQTNGTATVADIFDTKDIVTLSKPGVENLLKLEDRREPWLVVLYAPWCQFCQAMEGSYVELAEKLAGSGVKVGKFRADGEQKAFAQQELQLGSFPTILFFPKHTSKPIKYPSEKRDVDSLLAFVNALR, encoded by the exons TCTTGTCGACTGCTTTGAATTCAAGGAGACGATTGGCAATGAAGCCATTGAATGCTGAGCCTAAGAGGAATGATTCAATAGTTCCCTCAGCAGCAACCATTATGGCTCCTG AGGTAATTGAGAAAGCTGACGAAGAGGACTTTGAGAAATTGGCTAAGGAGCTTCAAAATGCTTCTCCTCTTGAGATTATGGACAAGGCCCTTGAGAAATTTGGGGATGACATTGCTATTGCTTTCAG TGGTGCTGAAGATGTTGCTTTGATAGAGTATGCACATTTAACTGGTCGACCATTCAGAGTTTTCAGTCTTGATACTGGGAGGTTGAATCCGGAGACGTACCAATTATTTGACACAGTGGAGAAGCACTATGGTATTCGCATTGAGTACATGTTCCCTGATTCAGTTGAAGTTCAGGCCCTAGTTAGGAGCAAAGGTCTTTTCTCTTTCTATGAGGATGGCCACCAAGAGTGCTGCCGTGTAAGGAAGGTTAGGCCTCTGAGGAGAGCCCTCAAGGGCTTACGCGCATGGATCACAGGGCAACGTAAAGATCAGTCCCCTGGAACTCGATCAGAAATCCCCGTTGTTCAAGTGGACCCTTCTTTTGAGGGATTGGATGGTGGTGCTGGTAGCTTGGTGAAGTGGAACCCCGTGGCTAATGTGGACGGAAGTGATATTTGGAACTTCCTGCGAGCCATGAATGTGCCAGTGAACTCATTACATTCACAAGGTTATGTCTCCATTGGATGCGAACCTTGCACAAGGCCGGTCCTCCCTGGGCAACACGAGAGAGAGGGAAGATGGTGGTGGGAAGATGCCAAGGCCAAGGAGTGTGGCTTGCACAAGGGCAACATCAAGGATGAAAGTGTAAATGGCACTGTCCAAACAAATGGTACTGCTACTGTTGCTGATATTTTTGATACCAAGGACATTGTTACCTTGAGTAAGCCTGGAGTTGAGAATCTACTAAAATTGGAAGACCGAAGAGAGCCTTGGCTCGTCGTTCTTTATGCACCTTGGTGCCAATTTTGCCAGGCAATGGAAGGATCCTATGTTGAATTGGCTGAGAAGTTGGCTGGTTCCGGTGTGAAGGTCGGGAAATTTAGGGCGGATGGTGAGCAGAAAGCATTCGCACAGCAAGAATTGCAACTCGGAAGCTTCCCTACAATACTCTTCTTTCCAAAGCACACTTCAAAGCCCATTAAGTACCCTTCAGAGAAGAGGGATGTAGACTCCTTGCTGGCTTTTGTGAATGCTCTCAGATGA